The sequence below is a genomic window from Nitrospira sp..
TACGAAGGAGAGCAGAATACGTATCAACAACCGATATCCACCTGGAAGCTCCGGCCAACCAGCCCTCAACGACTCTATGCACATCGCCCGGACGGGAAGGGGGCAATGACAAACTGGATCATCACTCCCCTCCGTAAAGGATCATGAGCGCATGAGACGACACCACCCCTGGTTTCGCCTATCCCCCGATAACCAGACACCCGTATACGATATCGCGGCGTTGATCACGCTCCTTCTCTGCCTCTGTATTCCCACCCTGCTCTTCGCCCAAACCTCCGGCCTGCCGTCCAAGAGCGACCATGAGGATACGGTCGAAAAGCTGAAAGACCGACTTCACCACATTGAGGAGCAACATCGCAAGGAACTCGCCGATCTGAAAGAACGTCTTGGGGTAGTGGAACAACAGCAGAGCAGCCTGTCGGACGAACTGGCTCAGAACATCCGAGTCGGCGCCTACGGGGCCGTAGCGTTTGAGAGTTTTCAGGATCGACGGTCCACCCATGATGGCAACTTCGAACTCCTGATTTCAGGACAGTTTCACGACCGGATTCGCGTCTACACCGAAATCGATCTCGGACTTCCACATGGAACCGCGGATGCAGAACAGGCCTATGTCGATCTTCTCCTCACCCAGGCATTCAATGTCCGTGCAGGAGTGCTCCTGATCCCATTCGGCAAGTTCAATCTCGATCACTTCGATCCACGCAGAGATCTCATACGCCCTCCCTCCGTCGCGCGGCTCGTCACCCCGACCACCTGGTCCGATCTAGGATTCAGCGCCTTCGGGTTCGTGCCGATCTCAGAGAACCTCAAGGCTACCTATGAAATTCAGGTCATCAACGGACTGACAGATAAGTTTCTGGCCGCACCCGGCTACCTTCCCGACCCCGGCCTGCAAAGCGCACGATCAGGATTGCGCACGGACAATAACGGCGACAAGGCCGTCGTGGGCCGAGGCACGTTGAAATTCTTCGATCAATATGAAATGGGATTCTCCGGATATCGCGGGGAATACAAGCCTGGCTCAAATGATCTCATCACCGGGATCGGATTTGATGCTGAATTCAAGCCTCGCAATGTGCGGATATGGGAAAACTTCCAGCTAAGGAGTGAATTTGCACGGTTCGACCTCCAGGGCTCCACGACACCATCAAGCCTTTGGGGGTATTACCTCCAGCTGACCTATCGGTTCTGGCCGTCCGCATTGAACTCCACCATCCTGGGACGCCACTTCAACAATCCGACATTCGCACTCGTCGGCCTCTATGGCCGAACCAAGATGAATACGACGGCAAGCCCAACGGGAAGCCTGACCGGAGAACAAATCATCGTCGGATTCAACTATCGCCCGGTCGAGGATTATGTCTTCAAAATGGAGTATCAATTTAACAACGGCCAGTTCAATCAGTTCCCGTCCGACGGATTTCTGACATCCATCGCGTGGATCTTCTGACGGCCATCGCATGAATCGCCCATTCCCTACCAGAAGGCGTTGGCTAACGGCGCTGACACTTGCGTTCTCGCTGTGGTCGTGCCTCACCCTCGCCCACGCCGACCCCCTCGCCATTATCGTCAACAAGAATAATCCCAACACCTCGGTGAGCATGACAGCGGTCGCCAGTATGTATCGAGGTGAGACCCTTCACTGGCCAGGGGGCAACCGAATCAAATTGGTCAACCGGGAAATCTCCGCCGAGGAGAGAAAAACGTTCTATCTGCGAGTGCTGAATGCGAAGCCGGATCAAGTGTTCTATCGCCAAGGCACACCCGTTCCCATTCAGAGTGTGATCGAACGGTCGGACGAAGCCGTCGTGCGGTTCGTCGGCGTCATTGAGGGAGCCATCGGATACGTCGGTCTGTCCACGCTCAACGACATGAACGATGGCCAGATCAGAATCATCCTGGTTATCGACAACCCGTAACATCACCGCCATGTTGATTCGAAAGTGGTTCGCACAGTCCCTTATCTACAAACTGATGGCCCTCTTTCTTGCCATCTTCTTCTCCGCGGTCTGTGGCTTGGCCTACTTCGCCTATACCTCCAGCCGCAATGCCATGTATCAAGAGTTCAAAATTCGTGGGCGGACGTTGGCCAAGACCATTGCGTCACAAGCGCGAACGGACTATCAGGAGCAGGACGTTGAGGGGCTGACCACGCTTCTCCAGTCTCTGGGTGAGGGAGAAGATGTCGTCGCAATTCTCGCCTACCGACCATCCAAGGTCTTGTGGCTTGAGTTCTCTGGAATCCAACTCACTCCCGAGGACCTGACGCTTCCGGAAATAGGCGATGTCTGGGAAAGGGATCTGGTGCTCACGAAAGGCTACCGGGTGTCGGCGTTCGGGAGTGTGGTGACTGACTCATCAACTCCTGCCGGGAAAGACAGCTTGGTCACGGCTCAGCCCCTCGGATGGGTCAGAATCTTCCTGGATCGAAGCGCGCTTGAAAAACGACTCCGCACGCTGATCAACGAAACCCTGGCGACCAGCATTGTGACTCTCGTGCTTGGTGGCGCCTTGTTCATCCTCCTCCTCAGGCGATCTCTCAATGTGATCGCCCCCCTCACCGAAGCGACTAAGAGGGTCGCAGAAGGCGACTTACACACGACCGTTCCTGTGTCCACCAGCGATGAGTTGGGCGAATTGGCGAAATGCTTCAACAGCATGACCGAGCAGCTCTTGCAGACCACCGTGTCCAAGAACTACGTGGACAACGTTATTCGCTCCATGACCGATCTTCTGATCGTCTTGAATCCCGATGGCACCATACGAAGCGTCAACCAGGCCGCGCTCAATCTGCTCGGCTTCGAGGAACATGAACTGCTAGGCCAAGATGCGACGATTCTGTTTCCACCGAATGAAAACCCTCTGGATGGGCGGAAGTATCAGGAGATCCTCTCACACGGTTCGATTCATCAGTTTGCAGCCGCCTATCTTGCACATGATGGTCAGACATTCCCCGTGTTGTTTTCTGCTGCCGTCATGCGGAACGAGGAGGGAAGCATTGAGGGCATAGCCTGTGTCGCCAAAGACATGACGGAGCTCAATCAGGATGAGGAACGCCTTCGTTTACAGGGCACCGCACTAGAATCCGCTGCAAATGCGGTCATGATTATGGACCGAAGCGGGCGTGTCACATGGGTCAATCCTTCTTTCACCACATTGACGGGCTATCCATCTGAAGAAGTGTTCGGTCAGAGCATCCGCAACCTGACATCGGATCGGCAAGACCAACCGTTCTATCAGAAACAGTGGCAGACGATCATGCGGGGCAAGGTATGGCACGGCGAAAGCACCAATCGAAAAAAAGATGGCACCCTCTACACGGAAGAAGAAACCATCACTCCCGTTCGTGACCGGAACGGTGAGATCAGTCACTTTGTCAGCATCAAACAGGATGTCACGAAACGGAAACAAGCGGTGGAGACGATTCAAGATGCCCACCAGAAACTACAGGCGCTCGATCAATTGCGATCGCAATTTTTTGCCGACATCAGCCATGAACTCAGGACACCCTTGACCGTGATCAGGGGCGAGGCTGAGGTGACGCTCAGAGGGAAAGAAAAACCGATCTCCGAATACCGGAGCACGTTGGAACGGATCGTCCAGCTATCGGATCAAATGAACAAATTAGTCGGTGATATTCTGTTTTTGGCTCGGTCGGAATCGGGTACGTTGCAGATGGATCTGAAGCCGACCCTGCTGACACCGCTTCTTGAAGACGTGCGTCGAGAGACGAACATTCTTGCGCAATCACGGAGCATGACCGTGACGCGTGAAGGGTTCTCGCCTGATGCGACCATTCAGGGGGATACGGAACGACTCAAGCAACTCTTCATGATTCTCACGGACAATGCCGTCAAATACGGCCGGAAAGGCGGTGCGATTGTGATTGGCCTGAAGACCACGGATCGTGAGGCACATGTCACTGTGGCCGACAACGGACTTGGAATTCCCGAAACAGATCTTCCGCATGTCGTCAAGCGGGCCTATCGCGTCTGGCGAGGCCGTCCGTCGGCAGTGGGTGGAGCCGGCCTCGGCCTACCGATCGCCAAGTGGATCGCTGAAGCACACCATGGCACGATCTCGATTGCCAGCACTCTCAACCGTGGAACCACGGTGACTGTTCGGCTCCCCCTTCATCATGCTTCCACTTCGCAATCCAGTGATGGGGCTGATCATTCTTCACGCACCTCGAAAAGGATATAATTTATGGCAGCCATACACATTCTCGTGATTGAAGACGACGAGCGAATCTCCACGTTCATCAAACGTGGTCTCGGAGCAGAAGGGTACCTGGTGGATATCGCTCAAGACGGTCAAGAAGGAGTACAACGAGGCCTCACTCCATACGACCTGATCATTCTCGACCTTCTACTACCCGACACCAATGGCCACGAGATCTGTCAAACCCTGCGCCGTGAACAGATCCAAACTCCGATTCTGATCCTGACGGCTAAAGATGCCCTGGAAGACAAACTCAGCGGATTCGACCACGGGGCCGACGACTATCTTACAAAACCCTTTGCCTTCGAGGAACTGCTCGCGCGGATTAAGGCGTTGCTCCGACGGAGACCGTCTTACAACGAAGAAGCAACTCAAGTATTATGTGTAGCCGATCTCACGCTCAACCGAAACTCGCGAGAAGTGCGCCGAGGCGACACCATCATCCCCTTGACCAGGAAAGAATTCGACCTCCTAGCCTTCCTCATGTCATATCCCAATAAGGCGCTCAGCCGTACCTCCATTCTTGAGCATGTCTGGGGTTATCATCACGACACTCTGACCAATACCGTCGATGTCTACATCGGCTACCTTCGGAAAAAAGTAGAGGCCGGATCCCCGAACAAGCTCATCCAGACGGTACGGGACTTCGGATATAAGATTTCCGACAGCCCCTCTTCGTAACCTCATTCTTGTTTCTGACGGCGAATACCGTTTCCCTCACCGTGCGGTTCTTACCAATTTCTCATTTCCCTCTCAATCGCCTCTCATCTCGCTCACGTATGGTAGCCGCCTGACGATATTACATTTCACATGATTCAGCGAGGAACGGACGTGCGCATTCTGATCGTGGAAGATGATGAGCGGATTGTCGGTTTCATGAAGCGTGGGCTTGAAGCTGAATCGTACGAAGTCGAAATCGCTTCAAGCAAGGCACGAACTCTAGATCTCGCTGAAGCCTGCACCTATGACGTCATCATTCTCGATATCTTTCTGGGGCCTGATGACGGACTCGACATCTGTCGTGCCCTCAGACAGCGTGGGGTGGGATCCTCCATTCTCCTCATGACGGCCAAAGGAACGGCAGAAATCGAAAAGATGAGCAAGCATGCCGGTGCGGATGCATACCTCTCAAAACCTTTTTCATTCGATGATCTTCTTGAGACACTCACACGCTTCGGTGCGTCCAGCATCTCTTCCAATCATCTCACGACAACAGTCGAGCAGCCAACGTGCTCTTCAGAAACAGAGCGGATGCGTTTACCAAATCCGATCAATCTCGTCCAACCAACATGACCCTTTCTGAGATGGATAGGAGGAAATGTTTCAGCGCTGCCATGAGCAGAATATGGAAGCGGCCATGAACAACCTTCTTTTCCATCAACCTCGCTGGGATTTCAGGCAGCGCAGGGGAACGGAGTTGAACCTATGTTGATTATGCTTTACTCACACGATAGCTACGGTCTCGGCCATATTCGCCGCACGCTGGAAATCGCGAGCCAGTTGGTACAGCACATACCCGACGTTTCGCTGATCATCTTGACTGGTTCGATGCAGGCTCATACATACGCACTGCCTCCCCGTACGGAATACATCAAGCTTCCGACGCTCACCAAGAATGAAGAAGGGTTCTACTGTTCCCGATCGCTCCCTCACCCAATCAACATTACCGTCGAGCTACGGCAGAGAATCATCTGGGAAAGTCTGTGTATGCTCAAACCGGATATTTTCTTGGTGGACAAATCACCGGCCGGTATTAAAGGCGAATTACTTCCCTCCCTACGGCATTGCAAAGCATTCCTCCCCGACACCAAGCTCGTGTTGGGCATGCGCGACATCGAGGACGATCCTCGCCATGTTGCTGAGGAGTGGAGAAAGTCCGACGTCGTGTCATTACTTGAGCATACGTACGACGCGATTTTCCTGTACGGCACCCCGTCGCTGTACAACCCGGTGCAGGAATACAGACTGTCCTCCCTTATCGAACAAAAGCTCATCCCATGCGGCTACATAGGCAGAAATCAGTCTTCGCCTCAGAGAAAACACATCCGAAGCGAACTGGGGTTGCGCACGGGCCAATTCGTCCTGGTCACGCCTGGTGGCGGTGATGACGGGTATGCCATCGTCGATACTCATGTCCGCATGCTACGTGAGAACATTCAGCCTGGTCGTCACACGTTCGATTCGCTGATCGTCACAGGTCCATTGATGTGCCCGGAGAAACGCCGCATTCTCAAACAGGCTGCCGGTGAGGATTTGGCGCTCAAGGTCATTGATTTCACTCCGCATCTCTACGATTACCTTCGTGCAGCCGACCTCGTCGTCTCCATGGGCGGATACAACACCGTGGTGGAGATTCTGACCGCCAACCAACGTGGGATCATTGTTCCACGCATCCATCCACGACTTGAACAATGTATCCGAGCCGAGCGATTGGCAGCCAAAGGCCTGCTCGACATGATTCATCCTACGAAGTTAACTCCTGACAGTTTGTTCCACGCCATCACACAATCATTGCAACGGCCGCTCCCGCCTCGCCCACAGGATATCGGGGTCACGCTTGACGGGGCCATCAATGTCTCCAGGGCGGTGAAGCAACTTTACCAAGAGAGCCAACGAAACAAAGTGAGCACTGCTCTACGCCATCGTCCTTCGGATTTTCGGGCGGTGCCAGAGCTCAGACCGTCACCCATATTGATGTGAGCCATGACGACTCAGTCATCAATCAAGAAAATAGGTTATCTCCTCAAGGTGTTCCCAAAGGTGTCGGAGACGTTCATCCTTCAAGAGGTGTTGGACCTGGAAGCGCTTGGACTGGACTTGTCGGTCTTCGCCCTTGAGCCACCGACCGATCCCGTCACCCACAATTTGGTCGACCACGTCCGTGCATCGATCACCTATCTGCCTCGTTCATTCCACACCGTGGATCGAAATCCCTTGTGGGCGCATCTGCGTCTCCTCATCACGTCCCCCCGGCGGTATGTCTCAACCGTTCAGTTTTGGCTTCAAGCCACCGAGCCCCCCTCGTGGTCAAAGTTTCTCCAGGCCGGCTCTCTCGCCACCGCACTCCTCGATGCGCACATCGGCCACCTCCACGTCCATTTTGCCAATGCGCCCACGAGCGTCGCGGAGCTGGCTCACCGGCTGACAGGCATTCCGTACAGCATGACCTGTCATGCCAAAGACATCTTCTTGACGCCACCATCCACGCTACAGCGGAAAATGCACCATGCGGAATTCGTCGTCACCTGCACCGAGGATAATCGGCAGTACCTCGAACGCCTGTCGGACAACGGGACGCCTCTGCTTCGTCTCTATCACGGCCTGAATCTGGCCCGATTCGACCAGCTCCTGCACGATCACCATGGGATACAGTCGGCGATCCCCACAATTCTCTGCGTCGCACGCTTTCGAGAAAAGAAAGGGTTGCGCTCACTGATTCACGCCTGCCACCTGCTCAACATTCGTGGATATCGGTTTCACTGCGGCATCGTTGGATTCGGTCCCTTGCAAGCCGACATGGAAGCCTTGATTCGAGAGTTGCATCTCGAACAGCTCGTCATGCTGATGGGACAACAACCGCTCGAAGCAGTCGTGGGACTCTACCAGTGCGCCGACATCTTTGCCCTTCCATGTCAGGTCGCGCAGGACGGTGACCGTGACGGGATTCCGAACGTCCTGATGGAAGCGATGGCATGCCGACTCCCCGTCGTCACAACAGCGGTCTCCGGTATTCCGGAGCTCGTCCAGCATGATCGCAATGGGCTTGTGGTTCCCCAGCGAAATCCTGAAGCGTTAGCGCTGGCCCTCGCCCATCTTCTGGACAATCCTGCAATCCGTCAGCGCTTAGGGCAAGCCGGGCGCGAGACCATAAAGCAACACTTTTCCTCCAGCGATGCAAGCTACCAACTCAAGGTGCTTTTTCTCACGGGAACGGCGTCCAAGGAAGCAGCGCTATCGCAGACAGCAGAACCATTCTCGCATCCCGACCAGAACAAGATAGAAACTCACTCGTCCGACAGCGCGATCGGCTATATTTTGAAAGGATTCCCTCGCCGATCTGAAGTCTTCATCACCAATGAAATTAGGCTCTTGGAACAAATGGGGCTTCGGCTCCACCTCTTCTCTGCCTTTCAGGGGGAAACCAATTGTACAGGACGTGATAACAAGGCCGTCATCTCACCAGTAACGTATCTTCCTGAAGATAGCGAGAACATGGACAGCGGATTTGTATCTTGGCTGACCGCAAACCTTCCCCGATATTTTTCCAGTCATGTTCGACTCATCCGCACCGTTCCGCGCCGATATCTGCACACGGCCTGGGAAGCTTGGAGGCTCAGCCTTCGCTGCCGAAACAGATTCTTCTCCTGGCCGAAAAAGGTGTTCTATAAAGATTTTCTTCGTGCTGGTGCGATCGCCAACTCCATACTCGAAGCGGGAACCGTCCGCCATCTGCACGCCCACTTTTGCCATGGCGCGACGACCATGGCCATGTTCGCAAGCATGTTGACCGGCTATTCCTTCAGCTTCACCGCTCACGCCAAAGACATTTATCTACCCAAGCTGAATCCAGGCGATCTGCTACCAATGAAATTACGTCGAGCGAAGTTTGTGGTGACCTGCACAGGAGCCAACCATCAGCATTTGCAGGAAGTCTCCTCACAGGGTGCACCGATCCACACTATCTATCACGGCGTCGATACAACTCGTTTTGCCCCATCCATTCATCGACCAGCACCAACAATCCCAACGATCCTGTCGATCGGACGCTTCGTTGAGAAGAAAGGATTTCCCTTCTTGATCGAGGCCTGTCGGATCATTCGTGATCACGGAATCCCGTTTCACTGTCGGATTATCGGTGATCCGGATGAACAGACCGATCTGGTGCAGGACCTGATTCGTCGGTATGGCCTTGAACAAGAGATCTCAATCGGACCAGGCGTGACACAAGAAGAGCTCCGCACGATTTATCAGGAGGCGACAGCCTTTGTGCTCCCCTGTCATGTCGTGGACAACGGTGATCGGGACGGGATCCCAAACGTCTTGGCGGAAGCCATGGCCTCCGGAATCCCGGTCATTTCAACGGTGGTCTCCGGGATCCAGGAAATCATTGAGGATCGACGCAACGGCCTTCTGGTCACTCCACGCGACCCGGTGGCCCTCGCCAAAGCCATTGAAGAACTACTGGTCGACGCTGACCTCCGGAACCATCTTGCTCAAGCAGGGCGTGAAACGATGTGCCGCATTTTCGACTCGAGTCAGACCACAATACAGCTATTTGATCTCTTTCAAATGGAAACGGTCAAGACGACCACCCATCAGGAGACCCATGTTGCCTGCCACTAGTCAGCACGACTCGGATGAACGGATCGACCAGCGGCCGGTCTTTGCGGAACCCTTTCAAGGATTACCCGTGAAAACCCTGCTGGAGCATTTCCAGACCAGAACGACGGTTCGCTATTTCCCCGTCCCGGATGCCGTTGAAGCGGCACGTCCGAAGATTGACGAAATACTGATGAATCAGTTTGAATTCAACGGTGAACGCCACACCTTTCCTGCCTCCCCCCTCTGGCTCACCAATCTCAGCAGCGACCAAGAATGGCTGATCCTGCTTCATAAATTCTATTACGCCGTCGGGCTCGGCATCGCCTATCACGAAACGAAGGATCCTCGGTACGCCCAAAAATGGGTTGACCTCATCAGCTCCTGGATCCGAACTGTTCCGCTCGATTTCCTCCCGAGCGACGTCGCGGGACGGCGGATCCAGAATTGGATCTTCGCCCACTACTATTTCATGA
It includes:
- a CDS encoding PAS domain S-box protein, whose product is MLIRKWFAQSLIYKLMALFLAIFFSAVCGLAYFAYTSSRNAMYQEFKIRGRTLAKTIASQARTDYQEQDVEGLTTLLQSLGEGEDVVAILAYRPSKVLWLEFSGIQLTPEDLTLPEIGDVWERDLVLTKGYRVSAFGSVVTDSSTPAGKDSLVTAQPLGWVRIFLDRSALEKRLRTLINETLATSIVTLVLGGALFILLLRRSLNVIAPLTEATKRVAEGDLHTTVPVSTSDELGELAKCFNSMTEQLLQTTVSKNYVDNVIRSMTDLLIVLNPDGTIRSVNQAALNLLGFEEHELLGQDATILFPPNENPLDGRKYQEILSHGSIHQFAAAYLAHDGQTFPVLFSAAVMRNEEGSIEGIACVAKDMTELNQDEERLRLQGTALESAANAVMIMDRSGRVTWVNPSFTTLTGYPSEEVFGQSIRNLTSDRQDQPFYQKQWQTIMRGKVWHGESTNRKKDGTLYTEEETITPVRDRNGEISHFVSIKQDVTKRKQAVETIQDAHQKLQALDQLRSQFFADISHELRTPLTVIRGEAEVTLRGKEKPISEYRSTLERIVQLSDQMNKLVGDILFLARSESGTLQMDLKPTLLTPLLEDVRRETNILAQSRSMTVTREGFSPDATIQGDTERLKQLFMILTDNAVKYGRKGGAIVIGLKTTDREAHVTVADNGLGIPETDLPHVVKRAYRVWRGRPSAVGGAGLGLPIAKWIAEAHHGTISIASTLNRGTTVTVRLPLHHASTSQSSDGADHSSRTSKRI
- a CDS encoding response regulator transcription factor, yielding MAAIHILVIEDDERISTFIKRGLGAEGYLVDIAQDGQEGVQRGLTPYDLIILDLLLPDTNGHEICQTLRREQIQTPILILTAKDALEDKLSGFDHGADDYLTKPFAFEELLARIKALLRRRPSYNEEATQVLCVADLTLNRNSREVRRGDTIIPLTRKEFDLLAFLMSYPNKALSRTSILEHVWGYHHDTLTNTVDVYIGYLRKKVEAGSPNKLIQTVRDFGYKISDSPSS
- a CDS encoding response regulator; protein product: MIQRGTDVRILIVEDDERIVGFMKRGLEAESYEVEIASSKARTLDLAEACTYDVIILDIFLGPDDGLDICRALRQRGVGSSILLMTAKGTAEIEKMSKHAGADAYLSKPFSFDDLLETLTRFGASSISSNHLTTTVEQPTCSSETERMRLPNPINLVQPT
- a CDS encoding glycosyltransferase — encoded protein: MTTQSSIKKIGYLLKVFPKVSETFILQEVLDLEALGLDLSVFALEPPTDPVTHNLVDHVRASITYLPRSFHTVDRNPLWAHLRLLITSPRRYVSTVQFWLQATEPPSWSKFLQAGSLATALLDAHIGHLHVHFANAPTSVAELAHRLTGIPYSMTCHAKDIFLTPPSTLQRKMHHAEFVVTCTEDNRQYLERLSDNGTPLLRLYHGLNLARFDQLLHDHHGIQSAIPTILCVARFREKKGLRSLIHACHLLNIRGYRFHCGIVGFGPLQADMEALIRELHLEQLVMLMGQQPLEAVVGLYQCADIFALPCQVAQDGDRDGIPNVLMEAMACRLPVVTTAVSGIPELVQHDRNGLVVPQRNPEALALALAHLLDNPAIRQRLGQAGRETIKQHFSSSDASYQLKVLFLTGTASKEAALSQTAEPFSHPDQNKIETHSSDSAIGYILKGFPRRSEVFITNEIRLLEQMGLRLHLFSAFQGETNCTGRDNKAVISPVTYLPEDSENMDSGFVSWLTANLPRYFSSHVRLIRTVPRRYLHTAWEAWRLSLRCRNRFFSWPKKVFYKDFLRAGAIANSILEAGTVRHLHAHFCHGATTMAMFASMLTGYSFSFTAHAKDIYLPKLNPGDLLPMKLRRAKFVVTCTGANHQHLQEVSSQGAPIHTIYHGVDTTRFAPSIHRPAPTIPTILSIGRFVEKKGFPFLIEACRIIRDHGIPFHCRIIGDPDEQTDLVQDLIRRYGLEQEISIGPGVTQEELRTIYQEATAFVLPCHVVDNGDRDGIPNVLAEAMASGIPVISTVVSGIQEIIEDRRNGLLVTPRDPVALAKAIEELLVDADLRNHLAQAGRETMCRIFDSSQTTIQLFDLFQMETVKTTTHQETHVACH